The Anabrus simplex isolate iqAnaSimp1 chromosome 1, ASM4041472v1, whole genome shotgun sequence genome window below encodes:
- the LOC137500553 gene encoding alpha-crystallin B chain-like produces the protein MSLVPYVLNDFFGDWDVFRPRSLFDQNFGLGLLDEDLLFPQRSPMYSRPWRRMAARDSGVSNIQYDKDGFRANIDVQQFKPEEIVVKTVGNSVVVEGKHEERPDEHGFISREFQRRYTLPEDVDPNTVTSKLASDGILTIEAPRKALPQPEGERLVPITQVGAPAVAQAPKQSAKQGQEPMAQ, from the exons ATGTCTCTCGTTCCATACGTCCTGAACGACTTCTTTGGCGACTGGGACGTTTTCCGCCCAAGATCGCTCTTCGATCAAAATTTTGGATTGGGTCTCCTCGATGAGGATTTGCTGTTTCCACAACGTAGCCCAATGTACTCGAGACCATGGCGTCGCATGGCTGCCCGTGACAGCGGTGTCTCAAACATTCAGTACGATAAGGACGGATTCAGG GCAAACATTGATGTCCAACAGTTCAAACCTGAGGAAATTGTTGTGAAGACTGTAGGAAATTCCGTTGTGGTTGAAGGAAAGCATGAAGAGAGGCCAGACGAACATGGATTCATCTCTCGCGAATTCCAGAGACGGTACACATTGCCCGAGGATGTTGACCCCAATACCGTTACATCCAAACTCGCTTCGGATGGAATACTCACCATTGAAGCACCTcgcaag GCTTTGCCTCAACCTGAAGGGGAGCGTCTTGTCCCAATTACCCAGGTGGGAGCGCCTGCTGTCGCCCAAGCTCCAAAACAAAGTGCTAAGCAAGGACAAGAGCCAATGGCACAGTAA